The Nicotiana sylvestris chromosome 6, ASM39365v2, whole genome shotgun sequence genomic sequence TCAACATATTCGTTCTGCAGTGTTAATACCCTGTCGTCTAGGTGTCATGCCAAGTAAGCATCCACGTGGAATATTACACACTTCCACGTGTCATGCACACTTTTCCACTACCTAAAGTTATGGCTTTTGGCTCATTCAGGAAATTGTACCTGAAAACTTGTACTACCCTGCATTGCACTGGTTGAAATACAATTTGTGCCATTAGTACGATAGCAATTGAAGCCCGCAACTAGCCTCATTTTACATGCTTATCTCCAAGCTCGTAAAGTAAGTAAATTGAGTGTCGCACAATCACTTATTCATTGCCATACTCGTTCTGTCGGATCATTATACTAGAACGATTCAAAAATACTCTTAACATAATATGATATTGTCTGTTTTGGGTCAACCGTATCTAACACAATTTTTACAATTAttaagaattttttatattttatataaaagACTCTTATTCTTTTTAACTATTAATGTGAGACTTTTGTTCGCACGTCCAATGTGCTCCTGGTCTAGATATTAGCCTATAGAGCGTACTGTCTCTCCCTACTCTACGCCCACTCATGTTAAAGAACTTAAGCAAGAAAAAAATTAAATCCATAATAAATCCTAGAATCGAGTTACACAAGTGAAAAAGTATTAAAGAATGCTATGCTTGTACTGCACGAGTGAAAAGGTATTAAAAATACTATGCTTGTGTACTACATTTTAATATCTCCAAAAAGTTTTATCATATTCTTCCTCACTCCACTCATTATCTTAAAATTTTGCACTAGATGCTCTCATATCCTTTCATTTAATTCAAAGAAAGATCTCTGTTTTTATTCACAACTTAAGATTCTCTGTTTCCACAGGATGGAAAATAACCTTTTAACACTCCTCATAGATAATGCCATGTGTAAAGTAAATTCTTGATGTGGCAGCCCCAAAATATAACCAAGCTTATGGCTGTACACATTCTTCAGCTAACATAACACACTTTCTAACGTGCCAACCTCTGTCAAAATGAGTCTAGGGTTGGTTCTCTTAGCTTTATATAAGCAATTGGTTTCTTCATCTATTTTTCATATCCTATCAAAGAAATACATACAACATCCAATATCATATTTCAAGATTTCTATATATAGTAGTCCAATTGAAAAGGAAGATATATAATAATGTctggtattttcaagattattgAGTTCGAGAAGAGAAGGTCGTGTTTAGATGGACATGATGATGGATATGATTATGCTCCAGCAACATGCATAGAAGGAGGTGATGACGATGATGATGGAGACTATGACTATGCTCCTGCTGCGTCCCTAGAAGGAGATGACGATGATGGAGACTATGATTATGCTCCAGCTGCATGAAAATGCTGATTAGACGTAGTGTGTTCGATCAAATTCACTATGTATAATTCAGACATGTGAAAGGAGGAAGAAATGAGGAAGGAGTAAGAACCTTGGCATATATAATTAATCCTAGTCTCTTTTATAAGTAGGAATATACAGATTTACATTAGTTGGACGTTGAAACCTTTTGCGGCTGAGGTCTACATCAAGGTGTTAGGGTTTCTGAGATtactaggttttttttttttttttctttggtcaACAAGATCACTAGCTTATTATATGTatctttttttaattcaaatatttGAACTATAACTTATGCAGAAATAGTGACATGAGTGGTCGGAGGACTTCATTTTTCAATCCTCAACTAGTATTTTCACCAGATAATTTTTTAACTCCTCTTATGGTAGAAGTAATGAACTAGTATTACTTGCTTTATTTACATGATGGACTCTTAGCATTAATTACTTGAGTGAATGTTGTTTTAAAAAAGGCAATGAACAACTCCCACATCGATGTAGAAGAATAATATTCATGGGTTTATAAGAAATTATGAGAAAACAATGCACGCCGAGCTCAGTGACGTGGGCTTGTAACTCAAGTGGGGGCATTAATGTGGTGGAATTCTGGGCTGTCCCAAAAGGTTGGATTTGGTGGGCTCAAATCTGGCCTGCCCTGTCCAAGCATAGAGTTGGGTCACGTGGCCCAAGCCAAGGCATGGGCTGCTTGACTCCTAAAGTGGGGTGGACCGCGTGAGGCTGGTTTCACAGAGCAACGAACAGCTCCCGTTCTGTGCAGTGGAAGGATAACGGGCCGGTGCTTTCCAAGTCCAGCAACGCCTAATGGGCTGCTCCAATTAAACCACCATTTTTTGTTCCATTTGGCGTAAATGACCAGTCTAAACAATGGTTTGGTTCGATTTGGTATTGGataaaaaatccgaaccaaaccgagaaataaatatataatttttatatatacttttaagactttatatttaaatttttttaaaatatataaaaatatttgggaTCCGCTCATGGTATGTAATATTAATAGAACTATGAAGTAATGcattcacttttatttactttGAATAATGAGTTGTATCATTTTCTTATCAAGTCTTATTGAAATGCGTCAATCATCcatctctttgttcttccatattcatgTGTCAAAatttcttatatctttttcgaatttgaaatgatattttgataatttaaaattaaatagaacatGTCATTATTTaagtatcatattgatttttatatttaattattaaattcgatTAACCTTGAAATTGTacattaacgaaaaattattgttagacgattAAAAAAATAACTATCTTTGATCATGTGTTACTgaaaaaaattctcccattaaaatattttaatagatcatatgtttgtcaatttttttgactgttactaaacatatattcacttatcaaaactTTATTTATAACTTTatagtaagattgaaataatattcacttaacaaaaaaatccgaaaaaactCGATGAAAACGAACCAATCCAAACTGATAttagttggtttggttttaataaaaaccTAACCATCCCGATCCATGTATATCCCTAAGTTTAAGAGACAAATGAGGCAGTGCAAGatcccaaaaaaataaaatagaaaagcCCTAGACTAAAATCTCCGTAATATAATTATTTAAGTTATCGAGATTATATGATTACGGAACCATATGATTACTAACGACTCTAACCACATGAGATGAGATGTTTAAAAAGGATCAAAATGAGCGAACCTTCAGTTTCGCTTAGTTGTGCATAAGACACTATAATAAAGTCATATTCTATCAAAGCTAGGATCTTTGTCCAACataaattttgattttgatgttgaAGAGGGACAACTAACAGCAAATATCACCGTCTATTATACACCAAACCTCTTAAACATAAATATAATTAGCAAATGCTAATTTAACTGCTGTTACAGATTTGGTAATGATCGACAGTTCGAAGGTTTTCTCTTTATTGCTATCAATGTTGTTTGTTAAAGTATTCAGGTGGATGAGAATGATGATAATCACCAGCCACCTCCAACCACCATCCCCACCACCTTCTTCAATCTCTAAACCTTCAACTCCAAGAAAACAATTTACTAACGAACACCCTTTACCTACTTTGATCCTCAACAAAATTCCTCTTATCTCTTCATTCATTGCCTACACAATATAGGCTGATCCAATTTTTGATTAATCTTGggaggaaaaaagagaaaagaaaatggatGGCATCTCAAGATTGTTGGTGCTGTCAATATTCTTTGTGATTTTGTTTGGTTTTCAAAGAGGGAATATGGGAACTATGGCCATTGATGAAGATGCAAAAGCGCTTTGTAGCGTTAATCTTGCAGAATTTCTTCCTCCTCCTTATGGTGGTCTTGAAAATATGGTTTGTCAACCTGTTTGGAACTCTTTCCTGCTACGTGTAAGTTCACTTTAACATTAATTATGCAAATCTCTAATATgcattaattagcctttcaagAATAGTCTTTAATACATAATCAAATTAAGTTGTTTAAAGTACCAATTGTACCTTCTAGTGGGTCCACACAAATCGTGTCAACCTCTGGAAGATTGTCCAATTAAAAGGCAAAATGAGAAGGTAAATATTAAGCTAGCCATAGAATTTGggagggttttttcttcttcaaatatctgtttgtttataaattttaactattttttggtggattttgaaaacaaaatcttCAAATCCCAAAAACAGTTATagagtagtttttgaagtttttagAGTTTtctactcacaaaacttcaaattcTTTTCAGGTAAAAtacatgtccaaacacaatttcaactttcaaaaaGTATTTCATCTTATCTTCGAAAattcattttttcaattttcaactaAATCTATGTTTAAACGCTAGCTAAGAGTTGCTAAACATATATAGTTGTCAATCTTTTAGAGACAGAACAAAGAGAAATGATGtcaaacaaattaaaacagaggGAATATATGACAGGGTAAGTTCATGAAGTGTAGATCAATGTGCATCTATACCAAATTGGTTTTATCCTTCTGAATATATTGTTTCTCCTGGTAAAACTTTTCTACTGTCAAAGCTATGATCTCCCTATACAACTTGCCAACTTCAGTTGCTACAGTTTAATTTTCTAACAGCCTAAAGGACTGTTCTTTCCTATATTTAGTTATCCGTAATTTATGGATTTTGGTTTTATCAAGTCTCTATGTTAACATTCAATATCATACCTTTCTTGGTCTTTTGTCTGAGATCAAGCTTTACTATCTGATCTTATCAGTTTATAGTTTGGTTCATCTCTGTTCTTTTATCAGGTCACTGTGGGAAGCAGGAACAGTCACGATTGCTGGACCCATCACAGCTACAGTTGAGGATGCCATACTTGTGTTAGTAATTGGTTTCACCCAATCTTTTTTTTACAAACAAATAGTCAATTCCGGTCATGAGCATATTGTAAAGCATAATCTATCTTGTAATTGGCGCAGTTGCCTTATCACTTCTTCATATGCTATAGTAGTTTTATTTCGATTGAAATGTCATCTTATATGTTTTAACATAAATAGAATCCATAGAATGAATACATTAATCATTGAAACTAATTCTACTAGTAGATATCAAAACGATCTACATGAAAACTAATACACGAAATCACTCTAAGTTAAAAATATGCTTAGAGACTCTTGAATCTCATTATTTCTTGAATACTTGTAATAGGTGCTGAAAGTCAGATGTATTTTCTCCCTATGCCTTTAGAGTTCAAAGGCTATTAGAGTTAAAGATTAGAAGTTTACTGAAAAAAGTATAAAGCCACCAAGATAGTCAGCTTCCAAGGAACAATGCTAGACCCTAACCATGACAAAAGAATGTAAATTTCCTAACGCATGCCACCAGAGTCCTACTTTCTTCAATTAGGTTGTATATATGGGGATAATTTTTTGTTAAATTTGGTCAAGCTCTTGATCTGGTCATAAGACCACTCTTACAGTTGATATGTGTTGATTATTGCTATTTTTTTCCAACTTTTCAGGTATGCAGCAATCTTAGGATCCTCTCCAGCTGATCGAATTCCACTGAATCCTGTAATCACTCACAAAGTGTACTTTTGCAAAATTTCAAGATATTGTTCTGCTTGAGGGTCCAATTTGACTCCCCCCCCCCCGGGGGGGTTCCTGTAAATACTGTAGCTAATATTTGTAAATAGGGCAGTGATCATTTTTCGACATTGAATTTTTCCACTAATTGCAGTTATGTTGATCGATCGCCTATGATACTCAAGCATGTTGATTACCTTAAAAACTGAAGTTTGAGGCATTTTTCTTCAGCGAGTCAGTGACCTGTTCTGCTCTTGGTTCAGTTTGGGGATGTGTTCTTCTGCTGAATGTCTCATTCCTATCCATCCTGCAGTATTCACCCTACTTGTATCATATAGAAGACTATTTCAGTTAACTTGCTGAAGAAAAAAAGTGACAATTGTCCATTGTAACCATGCTGTCTTAGGTCCCCAAAGTGGATTTGATATATCTATAAAAGACCAATCTTAATCATAGGATTAGTTTGATCCTATACTTGTACAGGAGACTGTTGATGTAGGTTCAATGCAGAATGAGATCTTTTCATTGGATTAAAAAGTTTTACTCTGCATTAAGCAAGCTGTTTTGTACTCGCATTATTATTAATTGATTTTTGTTCAGTCCCTCCCTTGTTTACCAGATTTATCTTCCAATGAGAGTTCAAACATTTTGGGATCACTTAACCTGGGAAAGTACAAAGGTTTTGCACTTCTGGTTTTTTAAGGTTGTTGTTGATTTTAACCTTCTTGGTTGAACTTTGTCTGATATGAGACTATCTCTTGCAGTGGTTTAATGATGTTAGCTCAACTGATATAACTGATAAGTGTGAAGATGTCCTAAACCAATTATTTCATCTGCATGGGTGCAAAGTAAGTCCGTATCACCCTTTATTACCCTTTGTCATCTATTTCAGAAAACTTTATGCTTAAATTCAGATTCAGTTTCTGGATGTAACTTTGTTATTCTATTTTTATTGCTTTACTCTTTGCAATCAAGACAACAGAGATCGTCATACCGGAGCTTCGTGAGCTGCGCACAGCCCATACTGTTACTTTTGGATCTGAATCACTATGCTTATTGAATCCTGATTGTGAGGATGGGTATATCTATTTTCCGTTCAAGCTATTAGTACAACTGCTTGCAATCTTGTAGTTTGGACTAATATAACTTTTTTTCACTTTATGTAGGAAAGGAGTAAGATTGACTAATGATGCTCGCACAAATCTAGCACTCTTCAGATCATTTGCAGCATCAGATTATGTTTCTGTCCAGCGCCTTAGGTAAAAAATAAGTTACTGAATTACTTGATACATGTTGAAACAATTTGTTCAGTTGCTGTTTGTTTTAATATCGAATTagggatgtgaaaactgcatttgtGTTGTGGATCAGTGGCATATACGTATGATTCTACATTTAGATAAACTTTCCTAGCTTTAACTACATCAGCAATTTTAGGTTTTGCTTAGCTCACTTTAAGCTCATTGTGTGTAAAAGCTTAAAAGTTATTATCTCGTATCCTGATTTTAAATTTTCAACTAGAACAAGATATTCTCAGAGCTTGTGCATGGAAACAAATTTATCTTCTACTAGAAGAGCACATTAGAATCCATGTTCACGCCTTTAATTTCATTGTTAGTTTAGTCCATAGTTACTTTGTATTTCTGAAGTGTCATCTAATGGTTCTTTTTGTCTTATGTTTGGCAACGTGTTAAGTGTCAGATGTACTACTAGATTTTATCTAAATATTAAAGGATTTCAAGACTCGCTGCAGAATTGCATTTAGAAATATGATAAAATTTGTTCAACTTATTCAGCTTTCCTGTGTCTCTTCTTGCAGGCGAAGGATAATGTACTACCACATGGAGATTTTCAAGAAAGTAGATGTCATTGTAACACCTACCACTGGGTAAACTAAGTTTTTGCACTTTATGTGCCCTTATATCTATAAATACACTTCTTCCATATCCTGTTTGTTGCATAAGTAGCTACTATCCATTGCATGTATTGTGCGAGTTGTTGGTTGATCTCTCTTAGATTTGTCATAAGACATAGTACTTATGCATCTCCCAATCTCACATATCTCGCATGGTATAAGAGCTCTTATAAGAGGGAAACCTGTGTTTGTTTTCAATGATTTGGAAAGTTGAACTAAAAGATAAACCGACCTTTGAGTTGCATGATAGTGTTGGCAATTTTCCTCAATCTTCTGGTTGATGGAAGTTTCAGGAAGTTGGTTTCAGAAATAGTTGTTATGTCACAAGAAAAGAGTTTTTTCTGGTGTCCTCTTGCTATTGATATAAGATTTTACTCAACGACAGTAAAAAATCATAGAAGATTAGCGCAAAATAGGAGTTATATATTTCTTTTCACTTAATGTGGAAAATGTCTGAGTGAATGATTCAATAAGAGTATTAGAGATTAGGATACTTCTCGTGTCCTTGAAATTGTACCCCATATTTTAGCCTTTTGAGAGGAGCTCGTACCATATACTTTAGCATGATGATCAGAATCACATTTGTCTGTTGTTATGATCTACAGAGGAGTTTCATTGAATACCTCACTGATGAAACTTGATATCATCTAGATCAATAGCTTTCCCCTTAGCATTACGTCCTTGTGCTTCCAGCAGTACTCTATCATTAAGGCCAAGCTTACATTCAGGCATACCACTGCAAGAGAAGCAACATTATGTCATTAGACCAGTAccacttgtaagcacgtgatttttgccctatatgagaattactcccaaaaaattcaaaaataaaatgatttttctttggtgtgcaattttgtgatattttgtgatattttgaagaattatttgtatttgtctgtgcgtgtttattcgctaaattaataaaaaatacaaaaatatgtcgcattttgcatgtaggatttaattctacaattgttagtaattaaaattgttttacaaaaattaaaaattacaaaaataggcatcgtttgcatttttagcatttaatgtccaaatatacaattttatgcttaattaatacttaattgtgcgttaattgttattgggagttaatttgcgcctttataacttaatttagttcttaataatagtttaagtatttttataatttagttttagaaaaataaaagaagaaaagagagcgaaaatataaagaaagtcggaattgggcctcttcttcaatttcaagctataggcccaaaaaatggcccaatcttccctacgacccagtccatttcgaactgggtcgacccagtccattaacccaacaccccttcttcatttttgtccaacacaaaacaaaaccaaaaaaaataaaaaataaaaaataaaaagtgaattatcactattaat encodes the following:
- the LOC104241460 gene encoding fatty acid amide hydrolase-like, which encodes MMSNKLKQREYMTGSLWEAGTVTIAGPITATVEDAILVYAAILGSSPADRIPLNPIYLPMRVQTFWDHLTWESTKWFNDVSSTDITDKCEDVLNQLFHLHGCKTTEIVIPELRELRTAHTVTFGSESLCLLNPDCEDGKGVRLTNDARTNLALFRSFAASDYVSVQRLRRRIMYYHMEIFKKVDVIVTPTTGYTFVQSRLEAKNEILIRLCSC